The genomic window acaagatacctACATATTCAAATTTGAAgcccataaagcatgtaagaagaattgaagcgataataCATGGTGTCACAACCAACAAATCTTATATTCCTATATTCATTAAAATAGTAAGAAGCAAtggtgtcaacattaaactcaTTACAgacagaactagagttccacgaacacattaccttcgccaaataatcaaggcttataaTAGAGAGTGTCATTATTTATAAGACTTTAAAATCGTTGGTGCAAGActatgtgtctagtgtgttgataaatgttaacatgacctacttttgtaGGGCCacctgtttacatgacctgcaTCCCCAACCCCAGCTGGGAGATAGTGTCTCCGAAATCAGGTCGTACAGTATGAAGCCAACTGTAAAAATTTCCTTTTTGATTtagttatgttaatgaggccctaatatgcatgatttatgtctgataatgatcacctttacttagctccCTAATGCCACGAGAATTGAATTATCATAGTTTACCATTATGGTATTTTAGTATTTTTctaatcaattatgtaaattacatAGCTATTTGCATTGTTGATGCCTATCGATACTGTTACAAGAAGTAAAACATTATGGTATGGTAAACGCCGCGACGTGCGTGCGACACTGGAAGATAATAAAAAATTTGATTAAAAATCGCAAAGAAAATAAtcttgaagtagtgtatgcaaAAATGACAATGGTGTCATCTGGGTAAATATCCAACGCACAactacaccaaatttcaggtcctttggCACTGGAGGCCTAGATGTACGTTTTGGTCAGAAAATGGCAGATAAACCTCAATAAGAtcattttaaaggcatttatttttaaagaaatgaagaaaaaaatgtgggtATACACTCACTCTACCTGCAAACCAAATTTTAGCTTATTTggcccagggacgaccgagatgaatcgatttgaaagatttgacaggaggaggagaaagaaacatgagcaaaaacaaatgtatcgcccatacctatagtataGCAGGTCCACTTTACTTTACTTAGCAATGATGTTCGCGTCCAAGTGAGTGAATCTGTGAGTGAATCTGGTTGACGTGTCTTGTCTTTGCCTGGGGCGATATCTTGGTTTGGATTCAACATCCGGGCAACTTCAACCGTGAACTGTGTAACATCCCTCCTAGCAGAACCCCCATGTTGTGAATCCACCGTGCAcaaggggagactaaagggattgcgcctgcgcctagaccccacgatgagaaaaacagggtttaaaccattgaaaatcctttttggtgggattattatgtgaaatctgggcaatataggaatGACTGTGGTgcgatagactctgtatttgctgaattagttgaaataaatggtctttctctaccttgtgggttttggcaccccctgatatagtgggatggtcttcaactgggtgtctgaagactgtaggacctatccaggggggggggggggtatgtctGGAGAacagccgtatagaatttgtcaggaataaatctgatgacagttgacataactggttaatATTTGAAGGTAAGTTTTTGTAGTCagttgttttgattcctgagataatgacactttctttatctttacttccccatagggctacaagCATTAATGGCATTTATTGTAACACTTAAAAGTCTCCCCACTAAGGTATATAGCTGCTACAATGTCACACTCCAATTGTCCACAATGAACCGTAGCAGACAAACAAATGTTTGGCAAATACATTTTGGATTCGCTTACATACGTATTACTCAACCTTTTTATCCCATATTGTTTCCATCATCACCAACGTCACCGTTCTAATGACCAAAAATACTTCTGACGACGTAATTCTTCCacgctgtttttttttcaatttacatgtTTTAGGAAATAGAACGAAATCCATTACACCACAGCAAggtaattatatggatgacatcctctgctgTCCAaatttagcaacaacaaaaaacaaggtgggcaaAAACATGATATCACAACCAAcacttttattcctgtattcaataatGCAGTACGTGACATGTGACTTGTGTCAACATTAAAACCCTTCAACAGACTAAGATAGACATTTCTAAAGACACCAGGTCATATTTTATCTGCtaaaattgaaccacagaacgtATACACAGGTATTGATAGATGGTTAAGGTTTGTCAGGTTAATTCAGCCAATACACTTGAAATAAAACTTTTCACACACCTTACATATGCTAATGAATACATTTAATACATAAATATAAAGATATAGACAAGAGATATGTGGCCATTATTTTACTTGATATGTAGATTTATAGATATGTAGATacatagatatgtatatatgtatatatgctgATGTATAGACTTAacaaagatatagatataatgATACATATACTGACGAAAATACTGATAAGTATAATATCTAAGACATCCAAGAGGTTCTAAACCTCAAAAGGTATTATGTAGATTTTTAGATatgtagatatatagatatgtatatatgtatatatatgctgATGTATGGACTTAATACATAAAtagatataatgatatatataatgACGAAACTACTGATTCGTATAATATCTAAGACATCCTAGAGGTTCTAAACCTCAAACGTATTATGTAGATTTATAGACatgtagatatatagatatgtatatatacatgtatgtatatatgctgATGTATAGACTTATATCTAAGACATCCTAGAGGTTCTAAACCTCAAACGTATTATGTAGATTTATAGATAGGTAGGtatatagatatgtatatatgtatgtatgctgATGTATAGACTTAATACATATATAGATAGAATGATACATATACTGATGAAACTACGATTAGTATAATATTTAAGACATCTTAGAGGTTCTAAACCTCAAACGTATTATGTAGATTTATAGACatgtagatatatagatatgtatatatacatgtatgtatatatgctgATGTATAGACTTATATCTAAGACATCCTAGAGGTTCTAACCCTCAAACGTATTATGTAGATTTATAGATATGTAGttatatagatatgtatatatgtatgtatgctgATGTATAGACtaaatacatacatagataGAATGATACATATACTGACGAAACTACGATTAGTATAATATTTAAGACATCTTAGAGGTTCTAAACCTCAAACGTATTATGTAGATTTATAGACATGTAGATATAtagatgtgtatatatacatgtatgtatatatgctgATGTATAGACTTATATCTTAGACATCCTAAAGGTTCTAAACCTCAAATGTATTATGTAGATTTATAGATATGTAGttatatagatatgtatatatgtatgtatgctgATGTATAgacttaatacatgtatagatataatgatacatatatatactgaCGAAACTTCTGATTAGCATATTATCTAAGGCATCCTAGAGGTGCTAAACCTCAAACGTATCATGTCAGTTGAATGATTAATGATAGCGTTGGGTTAAACATAAATTCACAGAAGTGAAGGAATGATTCTCTTCGGCTACGTTTGTATTTCTTATATTCTTGATTTACAGAAATATGTATGATTACTTGCTGCCGTAGTTTGCACAAGATGGAAACTTGCTTCCCAATGTGCCTGTAAGGCACAGGAGGACCTAATATAAGGCCTAAGGCAACTTAAGGTAGAATGTACAACTATGTGATGCAAGTTTTTGCGCAGTATGATATATATCAACATTCGCGACAGTCAAGAGttgaatattttcttttccCGTTTGAATTTTTATATTCTATAGTAAGGAGAGATATGCGGTTTCCCCTGATGCTTCTaattcttcgttttcacgtgacgtcataatCGCGTTCGAACGTGAAGTCAGCtagccatgttggatgatatcAACAAAGCTGTTCGCTCTGCACGGCTGTGTTGCGACTGTGGTCCCCTCCGTGGAAGGACGCAGCTTTATTCAGAAACGGCCTGGAAGTTTGACAAGTTAACTGCGGGCCCAATGAGTACAGGATATGACCTACTCACCGTTTCTATAATTCTATCTGATATCAAAGTGATAATGCTCTTTTTTAGCGGACTGAAAGTTGTATAAAGTGAACGCCAAATCGACCCGTTATTGTTTACGTTACGTTCCACGTGTGTTTACTtgatacaatgaatgaatgaattaaactatgctttctgtaattttgttgACTAAACCTTTGTTATAGTTTGGTTCACAAAGTCACGTGAACAGACTCTTTTGATAAGTTgtacaagaaagtttatcaaAGTTTAACCGGTTAAATTGCGTTCATATTGGGCTAAGCATAGCATGCTAAATCAGCCGGTTAAATATTTTAATCTATTCAACCAGCTATGCtaggcttaatatgaacgggGTCGTAGTGAGATTAAAGCATATGTATCTTCATAATAGTCGGTTACGGATCGGGACCGCGagtggatttttttaaaacatccgTTTAATACATACAACGCCTTTGACTTGTGAACAgaacttcatagattccaaacccggccggcatttttgtttattgtaaaGGCAACAAGCAAAGCAACAATGCATGGGTCTTGAACCAAATTCGCTGCGTCCATGCGAGCCATGCTTgcatggtcatgcttgcatTGCCATGCAGCAGCCAATGCCATGCTTGCATGGCCATGCTTGCATTGTGGTGTATTGTGGTGTATGCAAGCATGGCAATAGCAGCAGCCAATGCCGTACAACGGATGCTTGTGCGCTCTTACGGCGCTCTTATtttagcccctgtcacacttgtgcgtatatacaagcccgcatgagttgcgtatattaacatgtttttggtttaggttaagtttgcagccgaagaagtcatttctttggttcgataactaaacaacacaatggtgggtcaaagtagaaaacaacttcttccctgcaaagtttacataaaccaaaacaatgttcatgcgcacctcatacgcacttgaatatacgcacaagtgtgacagggtcttTAAGCATGGCGTGCATGGCGTGCATGGCGCTCTCTGCAGCTGCGCGCTCCCTccgcgctcccacggcgctcGCTGGGCGCTCTAGCCAAATTGAGGTtgcagagagagcgcggcgagagcgccgtcccagTGGCAGTgccggaatgggggcctaaaggccctgtcacacttgtacgtataCTCatgtgcgcgtgagttgcgcattaacattttttggtctAAATACGGTTTTCGGGGAAAAGGttgtttttactttgacccatcgcGTTGTGCaccctagtgatcgaacctaagatatcacttattcggctgcaaacctaGTCTAAAccacaaaacatgttaatatgcAACCCAtgtggacttgtatatacgcacaagtgtgacaggggcttaacgtaACGCAAACACCGCACTTAAAATCATGCCGAATCAGACGTTGCTGTAGGATAAGATACGTAATTGCAGATGAACATAACtcggtacatgtaaatgaaccagaaaTTTTCATATGTACGCGTTGCCGATTTTGACAGAAGGTTCCTGAATCCGGTggagcggctcctatgcgcggtaaaaTGATTCTCGCAAACACTCGCCTTGTTTTGTGGAGAGCGGAGAGCTGAGTATATAGAAAACCATCTgaaatgctgattttttttttatacaaacttATCAAAACCTATTGATGCAACTTATATATCAAGTGTGGTTAGACTACTCAATGATCCACAGGATGGAGACAAAAACAGCACACTCGGACCCGCAGGTAACTTTGATAGTGCCGTTGTTCTATATTCAGCCGCGCCCGCGCGTGACGTAGCGGTTTTCGAACGTtccgtgaaaacgaagaattCTCTTGATCTTCTCCTCAAAAAGCATGCTGCCGCTCCTGCTAGGGCCGCCGCCTGTATTACGCTATGCACAATAGCAAGCAATGTGGCCCTGGCATAATTTGAAGCTGTGTAAggtcctgtcacacttgtgcgtatattcatgtgcgCGTGagctgcgtattaacatttgtttttgtttgagtaaggtttgcggggaaaagttgttttctactttgacccaccgttgtacagccaagtgatcgaacctaagaaatcacttattcggctgcaaacttaacctaaacaaaAAACGTGCTAATACGCAACtgatgcggacttgtatatacgcacaagtgtgacaggggcttaaggcaGCCTCCAGAGGTCTGAAAATCCGTTATGGACTGTTGTGATTGGCCAAGTGCACGGCACTTAGTGGCCTCATCTGGTCTAtccataggcggtaggccatcgagtttttgttgaaataggcATTACTgtgccgtatatatatataaattccGATGGTCCGTCCactaaggaaaaaaaaaaacggaaatattTCAGTGAATCGTAGACTAACGCACTGACTGTGTACTAGGCCTACTaaaagattcccgagaacttACTCTAACACCGACTGTGTACGAGtcgatccactgaaagattcccgagaatcgtacactaactataacaaccacaacgcccgatccgcactacctgtgtacttgatccactgaatgattcccgagaatcgtacactaactgtaacaaccacaacgcccgatccgcacTACCTGTGTATTTGATCCACTGaatgattcccgagaatcgtacactaactgtaacaaccacaacgcccgatccgcacTACCTGTGTATTTGATCCACTGaatgattcccgagaatcgtacaccaactgtaacaaccacaacgcccgatccgccgtCTATTCCAAAGAACCATTCGAACAGATGCCGAAGTCACCCGAAGGTTGCCGAGTGCCGGGTAGTGTTAAGAACAAGAATAGATAGGTAGGAAATGCAGTTTCAAAAGCCTTTATTTTCGGCGAAAACCCGCCATGAAATCAAACACGTTGATACTACTTATAATCTAGGGGTTACTTACTAGCCATGTAGAATTCCTTAGGATACAATACCTCATTTTAAAGGAGATATGCGGCATTTTATAAAGTCCTATTTCCGGGGGACAGCGTTACCAGCAGTGTGGCAATGACATCATTGATAGCCAATAAGACGCAAGACCCAGATTTCCCGCCACGTTCGAAAATGGAACCATTATTCGGCACGgcgaggtccagagatttgttaCACTCTAAcgtgtgattggtaccgtctgtGAAAAGGAAACGGAATACAGAAATAGCAAAGAcagttgttgatgtaagcggtgggTGTCGTTTGTTCGTAATGATTTTCTTAGTCAGGCCGTATTCACTgagtacgtcgggccgcgtagttaGTAGTAGCTTATTTCCCTAAGAAGCGCCGTCGAACGTGGTTCTAAGTCACCAAAATTGCTGTCCACCCCAAGTGGTAACGCTGTCCACGGGTAGCTTTTCCTACCCTGTGATTTTTATGAAGTTAGCGAAGTTAGGTCTTGACGGTTCTACAGTTTCGAACAGTTGGTTCGCGAATGCGTTCGAACAAACTATACTCCCGCCGGCCCTTGCGCGAGCTGTGACCAGAACACGTAAGTAACAACTGATGCTATTCGTTGCGCGGACTGCGTGTACTACGTGTAGAGAACAGTATGGTTATCGGGATTCCTTCTTCAGTGGTCACTTTGGtgtttaaacaaaacaacagcgaTTTCAACTAAAACTCGGTGGCCTATCGCCCATGGTCTATCTTTCGGAACAGTTCGTCAGGAGTGGGACGCTTCTTTGGGTCGACTGTCCAGCAGGACCTGATGATTTTGTACACCGACATCGGACAGTTCTCCGGCTGCTGCAGACGAACCCCTTTCTTCAGTAGTTCCAACATTGTGCAGACGTCGGGGTGCATCGGACCTCCAGCATAGCGCGGCTCCTCCCCAAAGctggcgatctcccacagcagcacgccgtacGACCACACGTCACTCTCACAGGTGTACATCCCGTCCCGTAACGACTCCATggccatccacttcagcggcaACAGTTCCTCCTCCCCACCCTGGCTGGTGCGTTCGTACGCCGACGACATGTAAACGTCACGCGACAGTCCGAAATCCGCGATCTTGGCCACCTTCCTGCCGCTGATGACGACATTACGAGCTGCAATGTCCCGGTGCACGATCTTGAGTCGTGCCAGCTCCGATAACCCACTGGCCACGTCACAAGAAAAACCTAGGCGCTCTAACAGTTTGCTATTTCCCGTAGTCTTACACTGTTCACGCAAACCCCACAGGTACCGCCGCAGTTCTTCGTTGCTGGCGTACTCTACCAGGATGTACTGAGGCTCAGACTTAGTCATAACGCCATAAAGTTTCACCACATTCGGGTGTCCCTCTTTGTCCTCGTGGATCCTGGTGAGGATGGTCATTTCGCGGCGAAAGTCACGGGCAGCCGACGCTGTCACGCGGTCCGGCCGGATACGCTTAGCGGCCACCAAAACCTCGTAGCCTTCGGTCACGCGCAGTCTTCCCCGTACGATATGGCCGAACTCTCCCTGGCCGATCATGTGTTCAAAACGAATGTCTTCTTTGGCTACTTCCCATGGTGAAATGGACGTCATTTCTAAGTCCTCAGTTGGGTCTTCCGGTGTTCCGAACTCTCCCTGGCCGATCATGTGTTCAAAACGAATGTCTTCTTTGGCTACTTCCCATGGCGAAATGGACGTCATTTTTAAGTCCTCGGTTGGGTGTTCCGGTGTTCCTGCGCGTCGGCGACCCCGTTTTACCAGGATACTAGTCACGATACAACCGATTATAGTAATGGTCACGCGCAGTCTTCCCCGCACGACATGGTCGAACTCTCCCTGGCCGATCATGTGTTCAAAACGAATGTCTTCTTTGGCTACTTCCCATGGTGAAATGGACGTCATTTCTAAGTCCTCGGTTGGGTGTTTCGGTGTTCTTGCGCGTCGGCGACCCCGCTTTACCAGGATACCAGTCACGATACAACCGATTATAGCAATGGTCGGGATAACGGACGCCAGCACAACAACAACGACTTGACTATTATCAGGAGTGGAGACGTTCTCACAAAACTCACCCGACTGGCCTTCAGCACAAATACAGCTGCCATTGACTGGATCACACGGGTTGTTGTTCTGACAGTTACAGTCCTCACTGCAGTTCCGGCCGAATGTGCCAGGCGCGCATGTGTGCTCACACCTGTCTCCGTGACGGCCCGGAGGGCACAGACAACCCTCCCACCTGTCACACGTCCCTCCATACTGACAGTCACACACTTGGCTGCAAGCTTCCCCATGATAGTTAGGTCGGCACTCCGTAGCGTTGAGAATGAAAGTCGCATTAAAAAGTTGACCATCTTCAGCCTGCACCAGACAACTATATCTGCCGTTAGCTGTTTCTAGGACCGGCTGAAAGCTGATGGAGTTGTTCTGTACCGCCCGTTCTTCGATGACTTTTGCGTCGTTATTTGTATTTCCTGATTGAAGAACCCACGTCATATTTGCTACATGAATGTGTGGAGCCAGGCAGGTCAAAGTTAGATTGGTACCGATGTACTTCACGACTGAATCGCCAGGTGCCTCTAGGATGACGACTTCGGGCCATGGAAAATCACATGCCCTCCCTCTCCAGCCCGGACGGCACTCACACGCACCGTTAAATCCATGGCAACGAGCACCGTTCTTGCAAACACAGTCTTTGTCACAGTACATACCGTACAAGCCCTCAGGACATCCTGTAACGTTGTACTGAAATGTGTACACAAGGCTTCCCCATCCAGCATTGAGCGTGACGTTTGAGCTACATCGCATCGAATGTAGTAATGTGGACCGTATTCTAACTCTATAAGAATAACATAAAGGCCTCTTATTTGGAACGGACCACTTTGTACCCATTGAGGAATGGCGTCATTGTGAGCAAATTCCAAGTTCAAGAAAGTAAGCTTCCCTTTACTCTTCCCCTCTAGGTCGTGACAGTTGAGTTCGAGCTTACCTTGTTGTGGTCCTTCAAGCGACGCGAAGAGAAACCTTGTATCTGTATCGACTTCCAGCATTGCAGGACCAACGATTCGTAGGGAACAATCGCCTCTCAAAACGAAGTTATTCGGTAAGTCCATGGCGTACGGCTTCCAACCTTCCAAAAGTTCGCTATTCGTCGTAACTTGACCTCCGTTAACTGAAGTATAAAATTTGTCATTGCTGACTACGGTATAATTCCCGCCCCTCTCTCTGTCTGGAAGGACTGGCGTTTCACACAATTTGTTATAGAATGGTGGGTATCCCGGCACGTCCAGGACGACGATGACGAGGGTCACGTACGAAACGTTTTTATTCCCGGTGTTCGTCAGTTCCACCGTCAGGTTGTACAGTGAGCGCAACTTGTAGTCCAGCGGAGCGGCAACGATCAACGTCAAGTTCTCGTCGGCACGAACCCCAAACCGTCCCGAATCGTCCCCAGTAGTGATGTTTACCGAAAACGTCCCGTTGCCGCCTTCTGCAGAACTGACGTTGCTGGCGGCAAGTAAATCTCTCAGCTGCGCCACTGTGGTATTCACTGCGACATCCTCGGGTATTTCCACATTTTTACCCATAGCAGAAATGTCTTGATGAGCCTGGAGGCCAGACAGCAGTTCGGCCATCAGTACAGCACAGAGCGTAGCACGAAGTGCCATCTTGGTGGACGAAAAATGGAGCATAATAagaatcttccccaccaacctctgctagCTTTTTTAGTTCTACTGAGCACAAACTTCCTCAAAGCAGTGCATGCCCCACAAAGCAGGCACGCGGAACTTTGGTATTGTGTTACACTTTGCATTTCAAAACACTGCTTCAAGGTGTTATTGGTGACAATGACTTTGAGGCCCCGAGAGGGGTATGTCAACATCGGTGGCTGTGATGTTAGGGCTCTATTTTGCCCAAACTATAAGCATGGTCAAAATATTCTGTTTTTGGTCATATTTTTTTCTCCTccttctgccaaatcttcaagtcaaatacagcatattttgcccATCTCCCTCTCAATGCAAAAATTAACTTCTTAAGTCATCCCTGTGCAAGAAAATCTGCCTAAAAGtgaactattgcaaagtcattccAGCCCCCAAATGGAGCTTGTGTCCCCTATGCAAGAATGTATGCTAGAATGGTGCGAATGGACTTTCGCAGGAACTCCCATGCATACTGGACCGTTCAGAAAACACCTCTATAAAAAAGTGAACTTTTTTAATCACCCctgttcaaaatcaaatttaaaaCGTCCCCAATTCGATAATTACGTGCCACCTGCAAGACAACTGGCCTGTCAAGCTTAAGTTACTCGCCAGGTGGGGCTTGGGGGTCACTGACCTGTAGGTTGTGTGGTTTAACTTCGTAATTGTGACAGCTTTTACTCGCGAAACTACAGTACAGACTGCGTATCTTCAGCCAAATTACACACAGTTTGGAGTGTTGCACAGCCGCGGACGTAGTGTTTGTTTATACTGCGTAGGCCCGACTCGAGCTATTCTACACATTTTCAGTAACATATTTTATTAGTACGCTCGCCGCCAGCACGTTCAACTTTACCGACTAATATCATCGATACTTCGCCAGTTTAACAAAACACCCCAACACGCTCCCCGTCCtctttgtttacgttttgaGGAGATGACCTAACGTTACGTTCGAGCAAGACAGCACTCGTTCAGACCTTACTGCAGTTGAACGCCCTGCGAAGCTACCAGCCGTTGAATAAGCCCGATGAGTTTTTGTATCCTTCTCGTTTTACCAGTTCAGAAGTTACTGGCATTGAAGAATACTGTAGCCATTTTGTCCAAAGTTAAAGAATAACCTCAAACCAACGAGCTTATATACTTGCTCAAACACCTGCAGTTTGGAATATACAATGGATTTGAAAGGCACTTCCTCATTGGCTGTACCCTAGCTGACCAATCAGGTCTTTGCTTGTACTAAATATCGCGCGCGTATTGGctgccggtgtcacagggatttcgcaccccctgattttgaaccccccggtgcgaaatcactagggatctcgcaccccccggtgcgaaatccctagcgatcttgcaccccccagctagggatatcgcaccccctcctcgaacccccctagggattttgaaccccccaaatatttcgaaaggtgctctgtctgtgcagcaattatattcaaaactacatttggatataataaagccatagtttaacgtggtaatcgagagtattacaagttgctgtgtctgacagaacaaacatctgaGACTCCAGGAACtcatgccctggactaatgtaacgctactagtatttcagcacagcgcgatgatggtgactctctgtgcacgatgattcgttgtaatattcttcctttgtgccatgaggaatgtacgattagcTCATAGTTTTACTTCTGCCTGCctactgcctacgtgctcaggccagaacctggccccttgctttccaggaggatcctccatgtagtcctgtcccttgccctagcctctgcttcccgactgtttaagccgggaatgttcaatattcataattgattttttttcaattattttagagacttgaataaaattttatcatacaaaattatatcacatattgaatggatgacgggtgttaaatagggttagaaaaaaattatcgaagccgtaatcgaaatcttatgacatttctgagtaagaattattagttatttaatgttaaaaactacgggataaaaaaatgtcgccaccaggatttgaacacaagaaccatgactcccagatagttattgcacaacccacttcgttaccacttcagtcaacagagcattgaaatgtcagttatagttaccaatcaatttgttaaaaagatagccactgggaattatcaatgccgtaacagaacacatactacaccctgggggtgcgagatcactagaggggtgcgaaatcgctagggatttcgcaccggggggtgcaaattcactagtgatttcgaaccggggggttcaaattcacggggggtgcgagatccctgtgacaccggcgtACGTGATATGGTAAACGCCGTGCGTGGGACACTTaaaataaccaaaaatgtcacccaaaaatcgcaaattgaatgattttgcagtggtttatgCAAAAACTGGTAATGGGTTcatttgggtaaatatccaactACACCAAATCGCAGGTCCTTTGGTTTAGATACCACGGCA from Branchiostoma lanceolatum isolate klBraLanc5 chromosome 4, klBraLanc5.hap2, whole genome shotgun sequence includes these protein-coding regions:
- the LOC136432391 gene encoding uncharacterized protein is translated as MGTKWSVPNKRPLCYSYRVRIRSTLLHSMRCSSNVTLNAGWGSLVYTFQYNVTGCPEGLYGMYCDKDCVCKNGARCHGFNGACECRPGWRGRACDFPWPEVVILEAPGDSVVKYIGTNLTLTCLAPHIHVANMTWVLQSGNTNNDAKVIEERAVQNNSISFQPVLETANGRYSCLVQAEDGQLFNATFILNATECRPNYHGEACSQVCDCQYGGTCDRWEGCLCPPGRHGDRCEHTCAPGTFGRNCSEDCNCQNNNPCDPVNGSCICAEGQSGEFCENVSTPDNSQVVVVVLASVIPTIAIIGCIVTGILVKRGRRRARTPKHPTEDLEMTSISPWEVAKEDIRFEHMIGQGEFDHVVRGRLRVTITIIGCIVTSILVKRGRRRAGTPEHPTEDLKMTSISPWEVAKEDIRFEHMIGQGEFGTPEDPTEDLEMTSISPWEVAKEDIRFEHMIGQGEFGHIVRGRLRVTEGYEVLVAAKRIRPDRVTASAARDFRREMTILTRIHEDKEGHPNVVKLYGVMTKSEPQYILVEYASNEELRRYLWGLREQCKTTGNSKLLERLGFSCDVASGLSELARLKIVHRDIAARNVVISGRKVAKIADFGLSRDVYMSSAYERTSQGGEEELLPLKWMAMESLRDGMYTCESDVWSYGVLLWEIASFGEEPRYAGGPMHPDVCTMLELLKKGVRLQQPENCPMSVYKIIRSCWTVDPKKRPTPDELFRKIDHGR